From the Microbacterium thalassium genome, one window contains:
- a CDS encoding spermidine/putrescine ABC transporter substrate-binding protein, which translates to MERSLETQVSQAVDAWLRWLPRWEPATHRGRVAVCRRCFGSPVLSAAGLGADVPHGVQHGLSTRIKTIVDHSVAEYTALNLPTLQAELDQQAARNRARSYRPGEGLEPEFEGLPLDPDPVPGAPFLFTIAGLAQEADAHVPALPPLSDEAKAALRQEVGLADDYANMVGREICSILLHHRLRIQSAISTYVEPQIEQMLAELTESLDAPFDPNDPLSG; encoded by the coding sequence GTGGAGCGCTCGCTCGAGACGCAGGTGAGCCAGGCGGTGGACGCCTGGCTCCGCTGGCTTCCCCGCTGGGAGCCGGCCACGCACCGGGGACGGGTGGCGGTGTGCCGCAGGTGCTTCGGGTCGCCGGTGCTGTCGGCGGCCGGTCTCGGCGCGGACGTCCCTCACGGCGTTCAGCACGGTCTGTCCACGCGCATCAAGACGATCGTGGACCATTCCGTCGCCGAGTACACGGCTCTGAACCTCCCGACGCTCCAGGCCGAGCTCGACCAGCAGGCCGCCCGCAACCGGGCGAGAAGCTACCGGCCCGGCGAGGGGCTGGAACCGGAGTTCGAGGGGCTTCCGCTCGACCCCGATCCGGTGCCCGGCGCGCCCTTCCTGTTCACGATCGCCGGCCTCGCGCAGGAGGCGGATGCCCACGTCCCGGCGCTTCCGCCGCTGAGCGACGAGGCCAAAGCGGCGCTGCGGCAGGAGGTCGGGCTCGCCGACGACTACGCGAACATGGTCGGCCGCGAGATCTGCTCGATCCTGCTGCACCACCGGCTGCGCATCCAGTCCGCGATCTCCACGTACGTCGAGCCCCAGATCGAGCAGATGCTGGCCGAGCTGACGGAGTCGCTGGACGCTCCGTTCGACCCGAACGATCCGCTCTCCGGCTGA
- a CDS encoding DUF58 domain-containing protein, giving the protein MSFGEEHLTRTTVATSTGGRGDETATSVAGGSGGRSLVRFVVWWTRAWRAFGAATRASAAWAARTVRPAGALVALAATAGLGVGLAFGWVEWMIAGGASLLLLTASVPFLFGARAYDVDLTLSREHVTAGQGITGRVEVRNVHRRTALPGAIDIPVGAGLVEFGVPLLRGGQTHAQDLEIPGLRRGIVTVGPATTVRGDPIGLLRREHAFADVHDLYVHPRTVVLPTMSAGLIRDLEGLPTRRLVDADMSFHAIREYAPGDARRQVHWKSTAKTGRLMVRQYEESRRSRMAVVLGVGAGEHLDDDEFELAVSCAASLGLRAIRDARDVEIVVGAEVPRAVRSRLRSIRRLPAGSPRAMLDGFSGVTPLEATMPVADVCRLVAESGGGMSVALVVVGSTVPLARLQQAALAFPADTVVIAVVCDERAHPRMQSLSGLTVLTIGTLDDLTGLLHRGAAS; this is encoded by the coding sequence ATGAGCTTCGGCGAAGAGCACCTGACGCGCACGACCGTGGCCACCTCCACGGGAGGTCGCGGCGACGAGACCGCGACCTCGGTGGCGGGAGGCTCGGGCGGCCGCTCGCTGGTGCGGTTCGTGGTGTGGTGGACGCGGGCGTGGCGGGCGTTCGGGGCGGCCACGCGCGCGAGCGCGGCGTGGGCGGCGCGCACCGTCCGGCCGGCGGGCGCCCTGGTCGCGCTCGCCGCGACGGCCGGCCTGGGTGTCGGGCTCGCCTTCGGCTGGGTCGAGTGGATGATCGCCGGCGGCGCGTCCCTGCTGCTGCTGACGGCGTCGGTCCCGTTCCTCTTCGGAGCGCGCGCGTACGACGTGGACCTCACGCTCTCGCGCGAGCACGTCACGGCGGGTCAGGGGATCACCGGCCGGGTCGAGGTGCGCAACGTCCACCGGCGCACCGCCCTGCCCGGCGCCATCGACATCCCGGTCGGCGCCGGGCTCGTGGAGTTCGGCGTGCCGCTTCTGCGCGGCGGGCAGACCCACGCGCAGGACCTCGAGATCCCGGGCCTGCGTCGGGGGATCGTGACCGTGGGACCGGCCACCACGGTCCGCGGCGATCCGATCGGACTGCTGCGTCGCGAGCACGCCTTCGCCGACGTCCACGATCTGTACGTCCATCCCCGCACGGTGGTCCTGCCCACCATGAGCGCGGGGCTCATCCGCGATCTCGAGGGGCTGCCGACGCGGCGGCTGGTCGACGCCGACATGTCGTTCCACGCGATCCGCGAGTACGCCCCGGGCGATGCCCGGCGCCAGGTCCACTGGAAGTCGACGGCGAAGACGGGCCGGCTCATGGTCCGCCAGTACGAGGAGTCCCGGCGCTCGCGCATGGCCGTCGTGCTCGGCGTCGGCGCCGGGGAGCACCTCGACGACGACGAGTTCGAGCTCGCCGTCTCCTGCGCGGCGTCGCTGGGGCTGCGGGCCATCCGCGACGCGCGCGACGTCGAGATCGTCGTGGGCGCCGAGGTCCCGCGCGCCGTGCGCAGCCGCCTGCGCTCGATCCGCCGCCTGCCGGCCGGCTCGCCCCGGGCGATGCTCGACGGCTTCAGCGGCGTCACGCCGCTCGAGGCCACGATGCCGGTGGCCGACGTGTGCCGCCTCGTGGCCGAGAGCGGCGGCGGCATGTCGGTCGCGCTCGTCGTCGTGGGATCGACCGTGCCGCTCGCCCGGCTGCAGCAGGCCGCCCTGGCCTTCCCCGCCGACACGGTCGTGATCGCCGTCGTGTGCGACGAGCGCGCCCATCCGCGGATGCAGTCGCTCTCGGGGCTGACCGTCCTCACCATCGGCACGCTCGACGACCTGACCGGGCTCCTGCATCGGGGAGCGGCATCGTGA
- a CDS encoding serine/threonine-protein kinase, with protein MPQRLPSTPPILPGLTYIRPLGSGGFADVFLYEQDMPRRDVAVKVLPADIRDPDLRRMFNVEADVLAHLSAHPAIVTVYQAGISADGRPYIVMEYCPGALAQRYRIERMPVEEVLAIGVRMSGALESAHRAGLIHRDIKPSNILTTTFGSPVLADFGISSSLLRAGRDQVLAMSIPWSAPEVVTEETSGTVASEVWGLGATVYSLLAGHSPFERRERGQNSRELLRRRITRASYTDIPRSDVPDSLQRVLATAMNRIPARRYPSALAFADALRDVQRELGLSPTPVDVPESGWAPSSREVDFDDSVLRGPVRSRLERTTARKSDRTAGLTGLARDEDEPIDGAAGAPRRLAPWLVGAGAAVAVAAAAVIATLLLTGGL; from the coding sequence GTGCCGCAACGACTGCCCTCCACGCCGCCGATCCTCCCGGGCCTGACCTACATCCGGCCGCTCGGATCCGGCGGATTCGCCGACGTCTTCCTGTACGAGCAGGACATGCCGCGCCGTGATGTGGCCGTGAAGGTGCTCCCCGCCGACATCCGCGACCCGGACCTGCGCCGCATGTTCAACGTCGAGGCCGACGTCCTCGCGCACCTGTCGGCGCATCCCGCGATCGTGACCGTCTATCAGGCGGGGATCTCGGCCGACGGCCGGCCCTACATCGTGATGGAGTACTGCCCGGGCGCACTCGCCCAGCGCTACCGCATCGAGCGGATGCCGGTCGAGGAGGTGCTGGCGATCGGTGTGCGGATGTCGGGCGCGCTGGAGTCCGCACACCGTGCGGGACTCATCCACCGCGACATCAAGCCCAGCAACATCCTCACCACGACCTTCGGATCGCCGGTGCTCGCCGACTTCGGCATCTCGTCGTCGCTGCTGCGCGCCGGCCGCGACCAGGTGCTGGCGATGTCCATCCCGTGGAGCGCTCCCGAGGTGGTGACCGAGGAGACCTCGGGGACCGTGGCCAGCGAGGTGTGGGGCCTGGGGGCCACCGTGTACTCACTGCTGGCGGGGCACAGTCCGTTCGAGCGGCGCGAGCGCGGGCAGAACTCCCGCGAGCTGCTGCGGCGCCGGATCACCCGTGCGAGCTACACCGACATCCCGCGCTCCGACGTCCCGGATTCGCTGCAGCGCGTGCTGGCGACCGCGATGAACCGGATCCCCGCGCGCCGCTACCCGTCGGCCCTCGCGTTCGCGGACGCCCTGCGCGACGTGCAGCGCGAGCTCGGCCTGAGCCCGACCCCGGTGGACGTGCCCGAGTCCGGGTGGGCGCCGTCGTCGCGCGAGGTGGACTTCGACGACAGCGTCCTGCGCGGGCCCGTCCGCAGCCGGCTGGAGCGGACCACCGCGCGCAAGAGCGATCGGACGGCGGGTCTGACCGGGCTGGCGCGCGACGAGGACGAGCCGATCGACGGCGCCGCCGGTGCGCCGCGGCGGCTCGCGCCGTGGCTGGTCGGCGCAGGGGCGGCCGTCGCCGTCGCCGCGGCGGCGGTCATCGCGACGCTGCTGCTGACCGGAGGGCTGTGA
- a CDS encoding Ig-like domain-containing protein, with protein sequence MRRRSLVGVIAAVCAGAVLVGVGVAWPGLDARETPEVDTAVWALQTGEGRRYARVNTAIGELDTVRSVSNPSQVVQGAGAAYLYTDSYSKLFEIDGALPVDLDEQALQEASSTPRGTTDVATAGDFVAYRTDAGAVYAGLLSSGETSQVDPFSEPDDDAPQYTADAIAVGADGVLLAYSREDASVLRFDIAASRLVSRDDLDASGLSSPAVTAAGATWAVVDIEDGDVWLADAEGAASAPTTGAVVLGRPDPAGSAVYLADETGLVRVAADGTAVERVAGDGSAVLGEPAQPIVHDGEVFAAWLARGSDGGTLWRSTSGSAPLDYGDGELPDQRRPVFVAGDSAVILNETRTGWVWTVPDGRLVASSQDWTLDDRIDPEAVPSDEQLSVVIDPKPPVAEPDAFGVRAGALVTLPVLMNDHDPNEDVLAIDPESVAGLDPGFGEVSITDDGQRLAVRVSATASGTASLRYVVTDGTAEGGLRSSPAAVALTVVDGAQNTGPQWCGVEDCLLEWPEPEVARGGTVTVPVLPGWVDPEGDPLLLLSVENETGVGSVAATPAGDVVYQHDDDGSGVDQLITLSVTVSDTAGATSTRPLIVRAAADPVLAVDSFAVIDSIEAGISVDVAPHVTGTAGAMSLESVRVLDDAAATATLVAGSTTFDFAARQPGTFRVGFTVTDGRSDAAGTARITILAADAPAQLATSPVVAFVRPQQDATLDVFAAVSNPTRRVLLLSDVVTTPDAGASLTVDAVAQNHLRVSGTTADAAAGRLGSVRYIVSDGTDDAGSRVEGEATVYLLPPAPELAPIAVDDTVLVRAGAQIDVPVLENDIAPAGGLPILNPATVTSSSPDALAFASGDVLRYLAPEEPGEYTVEYSVYSAGSPALADTAVVRISVLDADANRSPLPATLEGRVLSGQSTLIEFDGFGMDPDGDVVALDGITEQPERGAAAISADGASIVYTSVPGDRGQVSFRYRVADAFGRTGEGTVRVGVLDAESNPSPVTYTDYVQVQVGIGSRIRVSPLANDVDPTMGELTLTQVRPDVVAILEDGTPNPEYTRTAGLIRSTRDDTVLISAGTEPGVMSFLYDVESSSGNTGRGLIVVKVVRDSVPDYPVVADTVLTVETREDFPDGVDVLADRVSWSGGDVDDLVVTLWGPADGVWVDGPRLGGDLPETSRIIPFAVTGTGASGEVTTYAFLRVPGDGDLALALRTGFSAPQVDELGSTDFDMADLVALPRGATLEMGSDIVASGARPDAVCTRAGPTTVRYEAGAGAPWADACRVPVRTAGDEEWTYLSVPITVFALDPQPELRAASLTVGPGEVRTFDLTEMTRWQLRADWEGIRYAVSYGGTSFDVSLTGTIVTVTGRDRALPGAEEAAIVTVTSHGSVAPVRLILRVGAAPSTLPQGGTVAHQCTQAAGSSCTISVVAAPGEVNPLPRTPLEVIDVRATGPCVGVSFRVASSTAVTATWDADAPGATCTASFSVRDAQQRRTNAERDGTLVLDLLGYPKAPASVSQTAYGDGTLTLRVDPGDARQAYPALTGFSVLRGGTVVARCDADGVCPDISAPNGDAREYEAVAVNAVGRSREAVRTVAWAYEPPPAPESVTAQPVVTGGDGGIVALAVTGIDGAQTGAIEIESETGETLTLSVGPGQTRLEVASYRIGTNSRTAVTVTPVSRFELPPGLTGTQAGTAVTVRTNGVGAPLDPQLTLASASDGDGTSTVTARAAAASGGDGSTVRYGIVPEGSACQVTEDGDTATFSGLADGEEYRYTMCAESWFEGVPYGRVTATATVRAQQTGRAPTGWTFVVDATPVVGSGRAEWIIRDQPTSDERVPNNNTVEFSGAPPTSVFGRDPGILVRYVHTFWNRTTPWATVVPAAGSAPYQLQASWTATSCVGGGQLELQGGSSAGPSGGTATISFGSASLVYRDADGAVLAHAEGTWEVPVGAASVDGISVTADWDAQGWGLQPATTTFSASCTPNLPPDDSGPQP encoded by the coding sequence ATGAGGCGGCGTTCGCTCGTCGGCGTCATCGCGGCGGTGTGCGCCGGGGCCGTGCTGGTGGGCGTCGGCGTCGCGTGGCCTGGGCTCGACGCGCGCGAGACGCCCGAGGTCGACACCGCGGTGTGGGCGCTGCAGACGGGCGAGGGCCGCCGCTACGCGCGCGTGAACACGGCCATCGGCGAGCTCGACACCGTGCGCAGCGTCAGCAATCCATCGCAGGTGGTCCAGGGGGCGGGCGCCGCGTACCTGTACACCGACAGCTACAGCAAGCTCTTCGAGATCGACGGCGCGCTCCCCGTCGACCTCGACGAGCAGGCGCTGCAGGAGGCGAGCTCGACGCCGCGCGGCACCACCGACGTCGCCACCGCCGGGGACTTCGTGGCGTACCGCACCGATGCCGGGGCGGTGTACGCGGGGCTGCTGTCGTCGGGTGAGACCTCGCAGGTGGATCCCTTCTCGGAGCCGGACGACGACGCGCCCCAGTACACCGCCGACGCGATCGCGGTCGGCGCCGACGGCGTTCTGCTGGCCTATTCGCGGGAGGACGCCTCGGTGCTGCGCTTCGACATCGCGGCGTCGCGGCTGGTCAGCCGCGACGATCTCGACGCGTCGGGCCTGTCGTCTCCCGCGGTGACGGCGGCCGGCGCGACGTGGGCGGTCGTGGACATCGAGGACGGCGACGTGTGGCTCGCGGATGCCGAGGGGGCGGCATCCGCCCCGACGACGGGCGCCGTCGTGCTCGGCCGACCCGACCCGGCCGGGAGCGCCGTCTATCTCGCCGACGAGACCGGGCTGGTGAGGGTGGCAGCCGACGGCACCGCGGTCGAGCGGGTCGCCGGCGACGGCAGCGCCGTGCTCGGCGAGCCGGCGCAGCCGATCGTGCACGACGGCGAGGTGTTCGCGGCGTGGCTCGCGCGCGGCTCGGACGGCGGGACCCTGTGGCGCTCGACCTCGGGGTCCGCGCCGCTGGACTACGGCGACGGCGAGCTGCCCGACCAGCGGCGGCCGGTCTTCGTCGCCGGCGATTCGGCGGTCATCCTCAACGAGACCCGCACCGGGTGGGTGTGGACCGTCCCGGACGGCCGGCTGGTCGCCTCGAGCCAGGACTGGACGCTCGACGACCGCATCGACCCCGAGGCCGTGCCCAGCGACGAGCAGCTGAGCGTCGTGATCGATCCGAAGCCGCCGGTCGCCGAGCCCGACGCGTTCGGCGTCCGCGCGGGTGCTCTCGTCACGCTTCCCGTCCTCATGAACGACCACGATCCGAACGAGGACGTGCTCGCGATCGATCCCGAGTCGGTCGCCGGTCTCGATCCCGGGTTCGGGGAGGTGTCGATCACGGACGACGGGCAGCGCCTCGCCGTGCGGGTCTCGGCGACCGCGAGCGGCACCGCGTCGCTGCGCTACGTCGTCACGGACGGCACCGCCGAAGGCGGACTGCGCTCGTCCCCGGCCGCCGTGGCGCTGACGGTGGTCGACGGCGCGCAGAACACCGGCCCGCAATGGTGCGGCGTCGAGGACTGCCTGCTGGAGTGGCCCGAGCCCGAGGTCGCGCGCGGCGGGACGGTCACCGTGCCCGTGCTGCCGGGCTGGGTCGACCCCGAGGGCGACCCGCTGCTGCTGCTGTCGGTCGAGAACGAGACCGGGGTCGGCAGCGTCGCGGCGACGCCGGCGGGCGACGTCGTCTACCAGCACGACGACGACGGCTCGGGCGTGGATCAGCTCATCACCCTGTCGGTCACGGTGTCGGACACGGCCGGCGCGACGTCGACGCGCCCGCTGATCGTGCGGGCGGCGGCCGACCCGGTGCTCGCGGTCGACTCGTTCGCGGTGATCGACTCGATCGAGGCGGGCATCTCCGTCGACGTCGCGCCTCACGTGACCGGAACCGCCGGCGCGATGTCGCTGGAGTCGGTGCGCGTGCTCGACGACGCCGCGGCCACGGCGACCCTCGTCGCGGGCTCCACGACGTTCGACTTCGCCGCGCGGCAGCCGGGCACGTTCCGTGTCGGCTTCACCGTGACCGACGGCCGGTCGGATGCCGCCGGGACCGCGCGCATCACGATCCTCGCCGCCGACGCGCCCGCTCAGCTGGCGACCTCCCCGGTCGTCGCCTTCGTCCGGCCCCAGCAGGACGCCACGCTCGACGTGTTCGCGGCGGTGTCCAACCCGACGCGGCGGGTGCTGCTGCTCAGCGACGTCGTCACCACGCCCGACGCGGGGGCGTCGCTGACCGTCGACGCGGTGGCGCAGAACCATCTGCGCGTGTCGGGGACGACCGCCGACGCCGCGGCGGGGCGGCTCGGCAGCGTCCGCTACATCGTCAGCGACGGCACCGACGACGCGGGCTCCCGCGTCGAGGGGGAGGCGACCGTCTACCTGCTGCCGCCGGCACCCGAGCTCGCGCCGATCGCCGTCGACGACACGGTGCTCGTGCGCGCCGGGGCGCAGATCGACGTGCCGGTGCTCGAGAACGACATCGCCCCCGCCGGCGGCCTTCCCATCCTGAACCCCGCGACCGTGACGTCGTCGTCGCCCGACGCGCTGGCGTTCGCCTCGGGCGACGTGCTGCGGTACCTGGCGCCCGAGGAGCCGGGGGAGTACACGGTCGAGTACTCGGTCTACTCGGCGGGGTCGCCTGCCCTCGCCGACACCGCGGTGGTGCGCATCAGCGTCCTCGACGCCGATGCGAACCGCTCGCCGCTGCCCGCCACGCTGGAGGGGCGCGTGCTCAGCGGCCAGTCGACGCTCATCGAATTCGACGGCTTCGGGATGGACCCCGACGGCGACGTCGTCGCCCTCGACGGCATCACCGAGCAGCCCGAGCGCGGCGCGGCCGCGATCAGCGCCGACGGCGCGTCGATCGTCTACACGAGCGTCCCCGGCGACCGCGGCCAGGTGTCCTTCCGCTACCGCGTCGCCGACGCGTTCGGCCGGACCGGCGAGGGCACGGTGCGCGTCGGCGTGCTGGACGCCGAGTCCAATCCGAGCCCGGTCACCTACACGGACTACGTGCAGGTGCAGGTGGGGATCGGCAGCCGCATCCGGGTCAGCCCGCTCGCCAACGACGTGGACCCGACGATGGGAGAGCTGACCCTCACGCAGGTGCGGCCCGACGTCGTCGCGATCCTCGAGGACGGGACGCCGAACCCCGAGTACACGCGGACTGCGGGGCTGATCCGGTCCACGCGGGACGACACCGTCCTCATCTCGGCCGGCACCGAACCCGGCGTCATGTCGTTCCTCTACGACGTCGAGTCCTCGTCGGGCAATACCGGCCGCGGACTGATCGTCGTCAAGGTGGTGCGCGACAGCGTGCCGGACTATCCGGTCGTCGCCGACACCGTGCTCACGGTCGAGACGCGCGAGGACTTCCCCGACGGCGTCGACGTCCTCGCCGACCGCGTGTCGTGGTCGGGAGGAGACGTCGACGATCTCGTCGTGACGCTGTGGGGCCCGGCCGACGGCGTGTGGGTCGACGGGCCGCGGCTGGGCGGGGACCTGCCCGAGACCTCGCGGATCATCCCGTTCGCCGTCACCGGCACCGGAGCCTCCGGGGAGGTGACGACGTACGCGTTCCTGCGCGTGCCCGGCGACGGCGACCTGGCTCTGGCGCTGAGGACGGGATTCTCGGCTCCTCAGGTGGACGAGCTGGGGTCGACGGACTTCGACATGGCCGACCTCGTCGCGCTGCCGCGCGGCGCGACGCTCGAGATGGGCTCCGACATCGTCGCGTCGGGAGCGCGGCCGGATGCCGTGTGCACGCGCGCGGGACCGACGACGGTGCGCTACGAGGCCGGAGCCGGCGCCCCGTGGGCGGACGCGTGCCGCGTGCCGGTGCGCACCGCCGGCGATGAGGAGTGGACGTACCTGTCGGTGCCCATCACCGTGTTCGCGCTCGACCCGCAGCCCGAGCTGCGCGCCGCCTCGCTCACCGTCGGACCCGGCGAAGTCCGGACGTTCGACCTCACCGAGATGACGCGGTGGCAGCTGCGCGCCGACTGGGAGGGCATCCGCTACGCCGTCTCCTACGGGGGAACCTCGTTCGACGTGTCGCTGACGGGGACGATCGTGACCGTCACGGGACGGGACCGGGCGCTCCCCGGCGCCGAGGAGGCCGCGATCGTGACGGTCACCAGCCACGGCTCGGTCGCGCCGGTGCGCCTCATCCTGCGGGTGGGTGCGGCGCCGTCGACGCTGCCGCAGGGCGGGACGGTCGCGCATCAGTGCACGCAGGCGGCCGGGTCGAGCTGCACCATCTCGGTCGTCGCCGCGCCGGGCGAGGTCAACCCGCTCCCGCGCACGCCGCTCGAGGTCATCGACGTGCGTGCGACCGGCCCGTGCGTCGGCGTGAGCTTCCGGGTCGCCTCGAGCACCGCGGTGACGGCGACGTGGGACGCCGACGCGCCGGGCGCGACGTGCACGGCGTCCTTCTCGGTGCGCGACGCGCAGCAGCGGCGCACCAACGCCGAGCGCGACGGCACCCTCGTCCTGGATCTGCTCGGGTACCCGAAGGCCCCGGCGAGCGTGTCGCAGACCGCGTACGGCGACGGCACCCTCACGCTGCGGGTGGATCCCGGCGACGCGCGCCAGGCGTACCCGGCCCTCACGGGTTTCTCGGTGCTGCGCGGCGGAACGGTCGTTGCCCGCTGCGACGCCGACGGCGTGTGCCCGGACATCTCCGCGCCCAACGGCGACGCACGCGAGTACGAGGCGGTCGCGGTCAACGCCGTCGGCCGGTCGCGCGAGGCGGTGCGGACCGTCGCGTGGGCGTACGAGCCGCCGCCGGCTCCCGAGTCCGTCACCGCGCAGCCCGTCGTGACCGGCGGCGACGGGGGCATCGTGGCGCTGGCGGTGACCGGCATCGACGGAGCTCAGACCGGGGCGATCGAGATCGAGAGCGAGACCGGCGAGACGCTGACCCTCTCGGTCGGACCCGGTCAGACGCGCCTCGAGGTGGCGTCGTACCGGATCGGGACGAACTCCCGCACCGCGGTGACGGTCACCCCCGTGTCGCGGTTCGAGCTGCCGCCGGGCCTGACGGGGACCCAGGCGGGCACGGCGGTCACGGTCCGCACGAACGGCGTGGGAGCCCCGCTCGACCCGCAGCTGACGCTCGCGTCCGCCTCGGACGGCGACGGAACCTCGACGGTGACGGCGCGGGCCGCCGCGGCCTCCGGCGGCGACGGGTCGACGGTGCGGTACGGCATCGTGCCGGAGGGCTCCGCCTGCCAGGTGACGGAGGACGGCGACACGGCCACGTTCTCGGGCCTCGCCGACGGCGAGGAGTACCGGTACACGATGTGCGCGGAGTCCTGGTTCGAGGGCGTCCCGTACGGGCGCGTGACGGCGACGGCGACGGTGCGGGCTCAGCAGACGGGCAGGGCGCCCACCGGCTGGACGTTCGTCGTCGACGCGACGCCCGTTGTCGGATCCGGGCGCGCCGAGTGGATCATCCGCGACCAGCCCACCTCGGACGAGCGCGTGCCGAACAACAACACCGTGGAGTTCAGCGGTGCGCCGCCGACATCGGTCTTCGGGCGGGACCCCGGGATCCTGGTGCGCTACGTGCACACGTTCTGGAACCGGACGACGCCATGGGCGACGGTGGTGCCGGCGGCGGGAAGCGCGCCGTACCAGCTCCAGGCGAGCTGGACCGCGACATCGTGCGTCGGCGGGGGGCAGCTCGAGCTGCAGGGCGGCTCGTCGGCGGGTCCGTCCGGCGGCACGGCGACCATCTCGTTCGGCAGCGCCTCGCTGGTCTACCGCGACGCCGACGGCGCCGTGCTCGCCCACGCCGAGGGGACGTGGGAGGTCCCGGTCGGCGCCGCGAGCGTGGACGGCATCTCCGTCACCGCGGACTGGGACGCCCAGGGCTGGGGCCTCCAGCCCGCGACGACGACGTTCTCGGCATCCTGCACCCCCAACCTCCCCCCGGACGACTCCGGCCCCCAGCCCTGA
- a CDS encoding AAA family ATPase, which yields MTITQEQATWFAQTFDQIADNVERAILGKRHVVELVLTAMLSEGHVLLEDVPGTGKTSLARAMAQSVQGTNTRIQFTPDLLPGDITGVSVYDQKEGVFEFHAGPVFANVVLADEINRASPKTQSALLEVMEEGRVTVDGVSRQVGVPFLVLATQNPVEQAGTYRLPEAQLDRFMMRASLGYPDHAATVRILDGAAVPTAELAPIITPEAMVGMADLAAQVYVDALVLDYISRIVDATRSADEVRLGVSIRGALALTRAVRTRAVSQARTYGTPDDVKALAVAVLAHRLILHPEAEFDGVTPESVIGQVLLDVDPPSSREAV from the coding sequence ATGACCATCACCCAGGAGCAGGCGACGTGGTTCGCCCAGACCTTCGACCAGATCGCCGACAACGTCGAGCGCGCCATCCTCGGCAAGCGCCACGTGGTCGAACTGGTGCTCACCGCGATGCTCAGCGAGGGCCACGTGCTGCTGGAGGACGTCCCGGGAACCGGCAAGACCTCGCTCGCGCGGGCCATGGCCCAGTCGGTGCAGGGCACGAACACGCGCATCCAGTTCACGCCCGACCTGCTTCCCGGCGACATCACCGGCGTGAGCGTGTACGACCAGAAGGAGGGCGTCTTCGAGTTCCACGCGGGACCGGTCTTCGCCAACGTGGTCCTCGCGGATGAGATCAACCGCGCGAGCCCCAAGACCCAGTCGGCGCTGCTGGAGGTCATGGAGGAGGGGCGCGTGACCGTGGACGGGGTGAGCCGCCAGGTGGGCGTGCCGTTCCTGGTCCTCGCGACGCAGAACCCCGTCGAGCAGGCCGGCACGTACCGCCTTCCCGAAGCGCAGCTGGACCGATTCATGATGCGCGCGTCGCTCGGGTATCCCGACCATGCGGCGACCGTGCGCATCCTCGACGGCGCGGCCGTCCCCACCGCGGAGCTCGCCCCCATCATCACGCCCGAGGCGATGGTCGGGATGGCAGACCTCGCCGCGCAGGTCTACGTGGACGCGCTCGTGCTGGACTACATCTCGCGCATCGTCGACGCGACGCGCTCGGCCGACGAGGTCCGCCTGGGCGTCAGCATCCGCGGCGCCCTCGCGCTGACCCGGGCGGTGCGCACGCGCGCGGTGTCGCAGGCACGCACGTACGGGACCCCCGACGATGTGAAGGCGCTCGCCGTCGCGGTGCTCGCCCATCGCCTTATCCTCCATCCCGAAGCGGAGTTCGACGGGGTCACCCCCGAGTCGGTCATCGGCCAGGTGCTCCTCGACGTCGATCCGCCCAGCAGTCGCGAGGCGGTATGA